The proteins below come from a single Streptomyces sp. SCSIO 75703 genomic window:
- the gabT gene encoding 4-aminobutyrate--2-oxoglutarate transaminase, translating to MTALPQERRVVTAVPGPKSQELQARRTAVVAQGVGSTLPVFATRAGGGIIEDVDGNRFIDFGSGIAVTSVGASAEAVVRRASAQLADFTHTCFMVTPYEGYVAVAEALAELTPGDHAKKSALFNSGAEAVENAVKIARAYTKRQAVVVFDHGYHGRTNLTMALTSKNMPYKQGFGPFAPEVYRVPVAYGYRWPTGPENAGPEAAAQAVDQITKQVGAENVAAIIIEPVLGEGGFIEPAKGFLPAIRRFAADHGIVFVADEIQSGFCRTGQWFACEDEGIVPDLITTAKGIAGGLPLAAVTGRAEIMDAAHAGGLGGTYGGNPVACAGALGAIETMREQDLNARALRIGEIMTARLTAMAEKFDVIGDVRGRGAMIAVELVKDRATKEPAPEATAALAKACHAEGLLVLTCGTYGNVLRFLPPLVIGEDLLNEGLDIIEQGLARI from the coding sequence ATGACCGCACTGCCGCAGGAGCGCCGCGTCGTCACCGCCGTCCCCGGCCCCAAGTCGCAGGAGTTGCAGGCCCGCCGGACCGCCGTGGTCGCCCAGGGCGTGGGCTCGACGCTGCCCGTCTTCGCCACCCGCGCGGGTGGCGGCATCATCGAGGACGTCGACGGGAACCGCTTCATCGACTTCGGCTCCGGCATCGCCGTGACCTCGGTGGGCGCCTCCGCCGAGGCCGTGGTGCGCCGGGCCTCGGCCCAGCTCGCCGACTTCACCCACACCTGCTTCATGGTCACCCCCTACGAGGGGTACGTCGCCGTCGCCGAGGCGCTGGCCGAGCTGACCCCGGGCGACCACGCCAAGAAGTCCGCCCTGTTCAACAGCGGCGCCGAGGCGGTGGAGAACGCCGTCAAGATCGCCCGCGCGTACACCAAGCGGCAGGCGGTCGTCGTCTTCGACCACGGCTACCACGGCCGGACCAACCTGACGATGGCGCTGACCTCGAAGAACATGCCGTACAAGCAGGGCTTCGGCCCCTTCGCGCCGGAGGTGTACCGGGTACCGGTCGCCTACGGCTACCGCTGGCCGACCGGCCCCGAGAACGCCGGGCCGGAGGCCGCCGCCCAGGCCGTCGACCAGATCACCAAGCAGGTCGGCGCGGAGAACGTGGCCGCGATCATCATCGAGCCGGTGCTCGGCGAGGGCGGTTTCATCGAGCCGGCCAAGGGCTTCCTGCCCGCGATCCGCCGGTTCGCCGCCGACCACGGCATCGTCTTCGTCGCCGACGAGATCCAGTCCGGCTTCTGCCGCACCGGTCAGTGGTTCGCCTGCGAGGACGAGGGCATCGTCCCGGACCTGATCACCACCGCCAAGGGCATCGCGGGCGGTCTGCCGCTCGCCGCCGTCACCGGCCGCGCCGAGATCATGGACGCCGCGCACGCGGGCGGCCTCGGCGGCACCTACGGCGGCAACCCGGTGGCCTGCGCCGGCGCTCTGGGCGCGATCGAGACGATGCGCGAGCAGGACCTCAACGCCAGGGCGCTGCGGATCGGCGAGATCATGACGGCCCGGCTGACCGCGATGGCGGAGAAGTTCGACGTGATCGGCGACGTCCGGGGGCGCGGCGCCATGATCGCCGTCGAGCTGGTCAAGGACCGCGCCACCAAGGAGCCCGCCCCCGAGGCGACCGCCGCGCTGGCCAAGGCGTGCCACGCCGAGGGCCTGCTGGTCCTGACCTGTGGCACCTACGGCAACGTGCTCCGCTTCCTGCCCCCGCTGGTGATCGGGGAGGACCTGCTGAACGAGGGCCTCGACATCATCGAGCAGGGCCTCGCCCGGATCTGA